The following are from one region of the Paenibacillus sabinae T27 genome:
- a CDS encoding nucleotidyltransferase-like protein — protein MELSNLTLLNGDIFDVNALGAIVLGSQGNALFQSALLHDFDKVILILHENGAENRLIDHMVAGEFRTQTLRVGRSMLERSIITGDNNERVTCLLEGEIIWDPKGILERLREEVIRFEQPLRERVLFLEFARFLHMHVKSKRYLQAGCYMDSYNCILVALYHWARLEVSEAGHYPMPAVWEQVKNLNNSVYKLYDELTISGETMEQRIELVQLACEFSLMSKMGDCCKWLLDLLRDRKEPCSIEELLALPGLKDVEAELPLVLRKLTSRSLVREMASWADAGGRYPIRYTL, from the coding sequence ATGGAATTATCCAATCTGACATTATTAAATGGAGATATTTTTGACGTGAATGCTCTGGGAGCGATTGTTTTGGGGTCCCAAGGAAATGCTCTTTTTCAGAGTGCTCTGCTTCACGACTTTGATAAAGTCATATTGATTCTTCATGAGAACGGGGCAGAAAACCGACTGATTGATCATATGGTTGCAGGCGAATTTCGGACTCAGACTCTCCGCGTCGGTCGTTCGATGCTGGAGCGTTCGATCATCACAGGGGACAATAATGAGCGGGTTACCTGCCTCCTGGAGGGTGAAATCATTTGGGATCCAAAAGGAATCCTGGAGAGGCTCCGCGAAGAAGTGATTCGCTTTGAGCAGCCACTTAGAGAACGGGTACTGTTCTTGGAATTTGCCAGGTTTCTGCATATGCATGTGAAATCCAAACGTTACTTGCAGGCAGGCTGCTACATGGATTCGTACAATTGTATCTTGGTTGCCCTGTATCATTGGGCTCGGCTGGAGGTCAGCGAGGCTGGTCATTATCCGATGCCGGCGGTATGGGAGCAGGTGAAGAATCTCAACAACTCGGTATACAAGCTGTACGATGAATTGACGATCAGCGGCGAAACGATGGAACAAAGAATTGAGCTTGTTCAGCTTGCTTGTGAGTTCTCTCTTATGTCCAAAATGGGGGATTGCTGCAAATGGCTTCTTGATCTATTGAGAGACCGCAAAGAGCCGTGCAGCATAGAGGAGCTTCTCGCTCTTCCGGGACTCAAAGATGTGGAAGCGGAACTGCCTTTGGTCCTTCGCAAGCTGACATCCCGCTCATTGGTAAGAGAAATGGCGTCCTGGGCCGATGCGGGCGGCAGGTATCCGATACGATATACATTATAA
- a CDS encoding DUF2614 family zinc ribbon-containing protein produces MMFKSAKINAFRTWGLLLTMLGMGLMILGTAGIVFWGQAGKIVAGIGLVIGLVSMVASLVIYFWAGMLSTSAVQVECPECGKRTKMLGKTDRCMFCHTILTLDPEQATITSEQLKDGKAER; encoded by the coding sequence ATGATGTTTAAATCCGCTAAGATTAACGCATTTCGCACTTGGGGTCTGCTGCTGACGATGCTCGGTATGGGGCTTATGATTCTGGGTACAGCGGGCATTGTGTTCTGGGGTCAGGCAGGTAAAATTGTCGCCGGAATCGGTCTTGTAATCGGCCTGGTTTCGATGGTCGCCAGTCTTGTAATTTATTTTTGGGCAGGTATGCTCTCCACAAGCGCCGTTCAAGTAGAATGTCCAGAGTGCGGCAAACGGACCAAAATGCTCGGCAAAACAGACCGCTGCATGTTCTGCCATACGATTCTTACCCTGGACCCTGAGCAGGCGACCATTACCTCCGAGCAGCTTAAAGACGGGAAGGCTGAACGGTAA
- a CDS encoding glycosyl hydrolase family 18 protein, producing MNKRQKYRRGRPGRRAGLLRRLSGLLIIAAAAYAVIFYVLPNPLQVDPEWKGKDKPIFVKGNYTGYFASGSGESLLLPLPLLQKNVDSSIRYEAGTKSVILTTDSELLYMQAEKKSASLNNKPIQLRLAPEERGGITYLPAETLKSLYGLDVQENADTGAVLIMTAGETVQLGQVQDKKAALRTKPTIHAPALAKMKAGTKLRIWGRQEGWLYVQMDTGYAGYVKASEIAKTGTKTVKKKPSAPTRAERRWDGKAVNLTWEAVYNRNPNPASIGKLTGVNVVSPTWFKIVDGEGNVRSQADQAYVSWAHGRGMEVWGLLSNSFDPDLTTQALSTYDKRMRTIVQLLEYCDLYNLDGINIDFENVYTKDGGSVTQFIRELKPMAQAKNLVLSIDVTPKSNSEMWSLFLDRRALGELADFIIVMAYDEHWASSPEAGSVASLSWSQNAVERILEEDSVPARKLVLGVPLYTRIWTEQKVEGKNKVSSKAVGMEAVAEIIRSKKLKPVLSKDTGQNYVEYKENGALRKIWIEDKVSLKSRVELAKSLKLGGIASWNRSFADDSAWNTLHGIHQ from the coding sequence TTGAACAAAAGACAGAAATATAGACGCGGACGCCCCGGCAGACGAGCCGGGCTTCTTCGCAGGCTCTCGGGCCTGCTTATTATTGCGGCAGCGGCATATGCGGTCATTTTTTACGTGCTTCCCAATCCCCTTCAAGTAGACCCGGAGTGGAAAGGGAAGGACAAGCCGATTTTTGTCAAGGGCAATTATACCGGCTATTTCGCTTCCGGTTCAGGGGAGAGCCTGCTGCTGCCGCTTCCACTTTTGCAAAAAAACGTCGACTCTTCCATTCGGTATGAAGCCGGGACGAAGTCGGTCATTCTTACGACGGACAGCGAGCTTTTATATATGCAGGCGGAGAAGAAGTCAGCCAGTCTTAACAATAAGCCGATTCAGCTTCGGCTGGCACCTGAAGAGCGCGGCGGGATAACCTATTTGCCGGCCGAGACGCTCAAAAGCTTATACGGTCTTGATGTGCAGGAGAATGCCGATACGGGCGCGGTTCTGATTATGACAGCCGGAGAAACGGTACAGCTGGGACAAGTGCAGGACAAAAAAGCCGCGCTGCGGACCAAGCCGACGATTCATGCGCCCGCCCTGGCCAAAATGAAGGCAGGAACCAAACTGAGAATCTGGGGGCGTCAGGAAGGATGGCTGTACGTTCAAATGGACACCGGATACGCAGGTTATGTAAAGGCATCGGAGATAGCCAAGACCGGAACCAAAACGGTGAAAAAGAAGCCCTCGGCTCCAACCCGGGCGGAACGCCGCTGGGATGGTAAAGCCGTAAATCTTACCTGGGAAGCCGTGTATAACCGCAATCCTAATCCCGCTTCCATCGGCAAGCTGACCGGTGTAAATGTCGTAAGCCCCACCTGGTTTAAAATTGTGGACGGCGAGGGCAATGTGCGAAGCCAGGCGGATCAGGCTTATGTGTCATGGGCTCACGGCCGGGGAATGGAAGTCTGGGGGCTGCTGAGCAACAGCTTCGATCCTGACTTGACCACACAGGCGCTATCCACCTATGACAAACGGATGAGGACGATCGTACAGCTGCTGGAATACTGCGACCTTTACAATCTCGACGGCATCAATATCGACTTTGAAAATGTATATACCAAGGACGGCGGCAGTGTCACACAATTTATCCGCGAGCTGAAGCCGATGGCCCAAGCTAAAAATCTCGTTCTTTCCATTGACGTCACCCCAAAGTCGAACAGCGAAATGTGGTCGCTCTTTCTCGACCGGCGCGCGCTGGGGGAGTTGGCCGATTTTATTATCGTTATGGCCTATGACGAGCATTGGGCATCCAGCCCTGAAGCCGGTTCGGTGGCATCCCTGTCCTGGTCACAGAACGCCGTTGAGCGGATTCTTGAAGAGGACTCGGTGCCGGCCCGCAAGCTGGTTTTGGGAGTTCCCCTGTATACGCGTATTTGGACCGAACAGAAGGTTGAAGGGAAGAACAAAGTAAGCTCCAAGGCGGTGGGGATGGAGGCCGTTGCCGAAATCATCCGCTCCAAGAAGCTTAAGCCCGTGCTTTCCAAAGATACAGGCCAAAACTACGTGGAATATAAGGAAAACGGAGCTCTCCGCAAAATATGGATTGAGGACAAGGTTTCGCTTAAATCGAGAGTGGAACTGGCCAAGTCTTTGAAGCTTGGGGGAATTGCCTCTTGGAACCGAAGCTTTGCGGATGATTCCGCTTGGAATACACTGCACGGAATACATCAATAA
- the perR gene encoding peroxide-responsive transcriptional repressor PerR, protein MGSGVQHALEQLKTTGVRITPQRHAILTYLMEAMNHPTADEIYRALEPKFPSMSVATVYNNLKMFMEAGMVRELTYGDNSSRFDANVSDHYHIICQECGKIEDFSYPSLHEVELEAEKATGFKVNGLRMELYGICGCCSNKQH, encoded by the coding sequence ATGGGAAGCGGTGTACAGCACGCATTGGAACAACTGAAGACAACGGGGGTCCGTATTACGCCACAGCGTCATGCGATTTTAACCTACTTGATGGAAGCGATGAATCATCCTACCGCTGATGAGATTTATCGTGCGCTGGAACCGAAGTTTCCAAGCATGAGCGTTGCCACCGTGTACAATAATCTCAAGATGTTTATGGAAGCGGGAATGGTCCGCGAGCTGACATACGGCGACAACTCCAGCCGCTTCGACGCCAATGTATCCGACCATTACCACATCATATGCCAGGAGTGCGGCAAAATCGAAGATTTCAGTTATCCTTCACTGCATGAGGTTGAACTTGAGGCGGAGAAGGCTACCGGCTTCAAAGTAAACGGATTGCGCATGGAACTGTACGGCATTTGCGGATGCTGCTCGAACAAACAGCATTAA